AACCTGGAACTGATAGCGGTAAATATATTTTCCAAAATATCGTGAATTCAGATGCATTATCAATTCTTGCAGATTCCGCTAAAGAACTAGGTACTGATAAGAAATAACTTCTCATAAGAAGTATACTAAATCCTGAAACCAGTCCATTTATTATTAATCCTGAGTAAGAGTTAATTAAACCTAACTGCTTGTTCAAAGCATAAATTGATATAAGCGTCAAATCACCTGGTATCATCATAGTAATCATTATTATGCTTGTCATAAATTTTTTAAAAGGCAGGTCTTGCTGAATAAGCACGTATCCCGCCATAGAAGAAAGAACTACTTGGATAAAGGTTCCTACTGCAGTTACATACAGAGAATTAAGAAACGGTTTCCAAAGCTGTACTCTGCTCCATATATCCTTATAGCCTTCAAAAGTAAAATTGTCTGGTATTAACCTGATTCCCGGCTGCATTGATCCTAATTTAGTTGATAAAGAAACAGATAAAACATTCAGCATAGGGATTATCATCGATATAAACAGGATTAAAAGAAATGCATAATTTAATCCCTTAGCAATTGGATTCATTTCATTATGAAATCTTTTCTTTTTTAACATTAAACGACACCCCCACTACACATAATTCTCATCATACTTAACAAGTTTTCTAACTGCAAAGGATATTACTAAAGTAGCAATTAATACGACCGTTGCAGCTGCTGTTGCCTTACCTACCTTAAACTGTGTTATACCCTCTGTGTATATATATAGTAGCAATGTCCTAACCTTATCCATTATGGTCGGATTACCCATTACGAACACTTGGTCAAAGTTTCTCAATAGTCCCATTGTTCCAAGCACAATAATAACCTTCATTGTTGGAATTAGCTGAGGAATTACTATCTTTATTATCTGTTTTACTCTTGAAGCGCCATCTATCTGAGCTGCTTCATATATACTTGGATCTATAGACACGATGCTGGCTAAGAATAGAACCGCATAGTATCCGAGAGCCTTCCAAGTCCCAGTTAAAATCATAATAGCTTGTGAAAACTTAGTATCGGCTAAAAATTGTACTGAATCCTTCCCTGCCGATGATAGTATACTGTTGATCAAACCATTTGAAGACAGTACAAAAATCCACATACCACCTACAACAGTCCATGAGAATAAGTTTGGAAGATAGGTTACTGTTTGAATAGTTGATTTAGATAATTTGTTTTTAATTTCGTTTATTCCTATTGCAAGTAGTATAGATAAAATAAATGCCAGCACTTGCGTTCCAATACCAATGATTAACGAATTTTGAAAAGCTTGTTTAAATTGATAGTCCTTTATAACTTCTTGATAATTTGCCGCTCCTATAAACTCTGGTGCTCCTATAAGCTTATTTTTTTGAAGACTTTGAATTATACCTAATAGCAAGGGATAGTAAGAGAAAACTATAAAGTATAATAAGACAGGCAGCATCATAATATATATGGTTTTGTATTTTTTTATTTGTCTAAAGGTATTTCTGTTAAACGTACTATTGTAGGCAGCTTTCTTTTTTGTATTCAACATATTATCCCCCCTGGTAATACTTATCCGCACATAATCATTATCAATGATTACGCCCCGGTTACTCCTTATGCGCACATAATGAGTATTAGTCATTACGTACTTGGTATTAATACAATCTTTTTATTTTATAAACCACAAGAGGAGAAATACTCCTCTTGTGGTTTACTATTAATCTATTACACCTGCTTGTTTAAGTTCTGCTCTCATTGCTGCTAAACCGTCTTTTGTGCTCACATCGCCTTTTACTATCTTAGCTGCATGCTTAGCAAAAACTTCTTGGAATTTTGGAGTTTCTGGGAGAGCTGCTTCTATTGATGCATACTCTAAATATTTCATAGCATCTTCAAATCCAGGATTCCATCCTATTGGGTGTTTAAAAGTAGAGCTGATTGGAACTGGTGCACCATGGTCTGAAGCATGCTTCTTTCCTGTTTCAGTTAAAACATATTTACCATTTTCTTTGTTGTAGTCATTTCCTTCAATACCAACAGATAAAAGTTCTCCACCTTCTTGGGTTGCAAAGAATTCAAGAAGCTTTACAGCACCATCAGTGTTTGGAGCATTTGCTGGAACTCCCCATAGAGAAGCCGCACCTCTAGTTAACATGTATTTTCCATTTGGAGATTTAACACCTGGCAAAGGAACTGATTTATATTCATTAGGGTATTTTGCTCCAGCATTAACATTATACAATCCTGTCCAAGCTGCCCAGTCAACAATAACCCCTGATTTTCCTGACTGGTACTTGTTTCTTAACTCTTTTGTTGTATCAATTAAAGCATCTTTATCCATTAACCCTTCTGCATACAATTTTCTCATCCAATCCCATACTGGAGCGGATTCATCAGTTGCCCATGGAACTGTTTTCTTTCCATCTTTTACAACTATTCCTCCCTTTAATCCAACTGAGGAAAACCAAGGCTGAAGATCATAAACCTTTACAATTGACGTATTAAATGCATAGAAGTCTTTTGCCTTTTCTCCATTGTCATTGTATTCTTTAAGCTTTTTAAGTACCTGATAATATCCATCAAGTGTTGGCTCTATCTTTGATACATCAATTCCTGCCTTTTGAGCTATAACCGAATTTACGTTTACCACTCTATGAACCTCTTTTTTGTTAAAGCCTGCATATATCTTTCCATCTATTTTTATAGCATCCCATTCAGATTGTGGTATATTGCTAGTATCAGATAGAACCTTTGAGTTTTTAACATTTTGAGTTATGTCCTTAACTGCTCCTTGCTGAACAAGGTATGGCAGCTTATCTTGCCCAAAATAGATTAAGTCATATTTTTCTCCTGCCTGAAGCTTCTGCATCATAACATTGTCATAATCTGAAGCTGGCTTGTCAATTGTGATTTGAAGTCCTGTTGCTTTTTCCATTTTTTCTTCAAACAGCTTCATTTCTGCATCATCCTTACCACCTGTTACAGCAGTAAGGATTCTTACTTCCTTATTTTCTGTTTTAGGTGCAGCTGATTGTTGAGGCTTGCTGCAACCAGCCAGTACTGAGATGGAGGTAACTAATGTAGCTGTTACCAAAGCTAAAAGCTTTTTGTTTTTCATAATAATAATTCCCCCTTTTAAATTTTACGTTTTATGTTAATTTAAATAAGCACAAATATATCGTTTACACAAATAAGTTTAGTTACTACTCACATAATAAAGCTATTATTTCCTTAGCTGTTGTTGCCTGCAAAAGCTTCTTAACTGTAGCATCATCTGATAAGGAAACTGCTATGCTTGAAATAGTTCTTAGATGTGCTTCTTCTTCATCTTCCTTTTTTACAGATATCAGAAAAACCATTTTAACCGGCTTCTTATCATAGGCTTGCCAATCTATTTCATCTATTAGCCTGCCAATTGCAATACTTGTATGTTTTACCCCTTTTGATTTACCATGTGGTATAGCAACACCGCTTCCTATAGCTGTGGAGCAATACTTTTCTCTTTCTAAAACATCATTTATATAAATTTCTTTTGACACTAATTTATCATTTTCATATAATACATCAGCTAGGCGCTCTATAGCTTCTTCTTTTGTAGAGGCATATAAATTTAAAATGATAAGTTTTTCATCTAAAACTATCTGCAAGTCTGTGTATAGTTCCACTATTCCATCACCTCATTGTGCAGTAGAAAAGTTAATTCTATCTGATATATTTATAATATCATACAACTTATTGTATAAATATTTATAAAACTTCCACATATAATGTTGAAGTTTTTGATGCTAGTTTATACTTTAACAATAATAAAAAGGATTACTTCTTCATATTTCAGTAATCCTGTCTACAAACGTTATTTAATAAGCGCATATATTCCCCTATGGTCTGAAATCGATGATTCATTATTTCCATCGAATTTAAGGGTGTATTCATATGCCCCAATTATGTTAGTAAATACATAGTCTATATGTATTCCTTCGCCATTTTCATCAAAGGCTGTTGCTAAATGCTCCTTGTTAGTTGCTCTAGAAACATCCTTCCAATTGGTTTGTTCCATCAGCTTATAAGCCTCTGATTTATAGTCAATATTGAAATCTCCAGCAACTATTAAGTTCTCATCTTTATCCTTCATCCAATCCAGAAACCTCGCAAATTGGTTTTCAAATCTTTCCTTACCATCATATTCCCAAGCAAAGTGAACTGAAAAAACATTGTAGCTTACTCCATCCTTTTCAATGCAACCATATACATTTTTTCTGCATCGCCACTCCTCATCAGCAGTTAAGTCAGACACATACCTGCTTTCTCTCTCCAGTATTTTATGAGGTGTTAAAATTGCAACCCCTTCTTCAATTAGTCCGTCCAGAGTTTTAGCTTTATCCCAAAACAAATTATAGTTTAAGTTGAATTCTTCTTGAAGTATCAACTTTATCACATAAGCCGCATTATCGATTCTAACCTTGTCAAAAATTATGCTTGTATATCTAAGTTGATTAACCTCCTGTAAGCAGACGATATCATAATTATTATAGGCTATATCTTTTGCAAGTTTGTAAAAAGCCCAATAAGTTCTAGGTTCAAAATAAGAATGCATATTTAAGGTTAATACTTTCAGCATTTTTACCTCCTAATAATCTCAGAGCCTCTTCACATATAACCATCAACAGAGGCTTTATCTTAAAATAACTTAATGAATATAGTTTTGATTTCATAAGGTTTAATAATAAACTGTATATTAGACTCTCTAAGTTCTGATAAAGGTTCTTCCATTAAATTTACTTCCTGCCATGAGTTAAAATTAAATTTACCACTTAACTTCACCATAGAGCGGCAACCTTTATATTCATGAAGCCTAACTATAATTGCATCATCATCTTCAGCTTTTTTAACTGCATCAATAATAACATTATCAGTATTTAATGACAGCATGCTATCAATTTTGGTATTAAGCATGCCTTTAAAAGCTTTTAATTCATCATTTAGCTTCAATCCTTCCTTCTCTACCTCAGAATGTCTAAAATCGCCTTTATGAGGAAGCAGTGAGTATGTGAATAAATGCTCACCTTGATCAGCATTAGGGTCAGGATGAATTGCTGACTTTATTAAAGTTAATCTCATTTGGTTATTTTTGACATCATAGCCATATTTGCAATTATTGAGCAGTGCAACACCATAGTCGCCTTCTGAAACATCTGCCCATTTATGTCCTACAACCTCAAACTTTGCTAAATCCCAGCTGGTATTCCAATGAGTTGTTCTTTCGATGTTTCCAAACTGTATATCATAAGTGGCCTTTGTGGCTCTAGCCTCAACTGTAAAACCTACCTTTAAAAGCTGCTGATGCTCATGCCAGTCTGCTTTAGTTTTAAAGTCGATTCTTCTTGTGTGTCTGAAAAAAATAATATCCTGTTCTATTAAGGACTTCTTATACTTCCATTTTGCATTAACAACAAGCCTTATGCTGTTTATTTCCTTAAGCTCAAGAGATATTAATTCATCTAAATAATGAACTTTGTTGTTATAAAAGATATCAATATCCCAAGCATCAAAATTAAGAGGTCTATCCTCATAAACTTCAAGAATATTGCTAGTTCCAGCCAAAATCTCTCTTTCGTTTTCCTTATCATAAATGGAGTCAATATTGCCCTTATTAAAAACAACTGTATAGAAAGGTGTTTCAATAGTATTGTTCTTAAAGCTGAATATATCATTTCCTTTTTTTGTACCCTTATCACCAATTTTTATTGTTTTATATCCTAGAGAAGGCACATTGTTAATTTTTATAATATATCCTTCCTCTGTTTTTTGAGACTCTAGTTCTGTTCCATCCAGTTCATAAAAAGCCGCTTCTCTGTCTAAACTTATTATTACTAGGTCAGTTCTATCGAAGCTTAATGGATTAAAAACTGTATAATAACCTTCAGCCTCTAAGGCTAAGCTACTGATAGTACTAGTTATTATATCCTCTGCAAGTGTGTCTGCTTCCTTATACTCTTCTCTAGCATCCTCGTAAACCTCTGTTATAGAGCTTCCAGGTATGATGTCATGAAACTGATTTCGGAGTATAATTTTCCAGCCATCATTTAAAGTTTCTTGTTCATATGGGCTAAAATTATTTTTTTCTATAGCATTTAACACAGATAACATTTCAGCAAACCTATACTTATTTTCCAGCTCTCTATTCTTTTTCTTAACATAGCCTTGCGAAGTATAGGTACCTCTATGATACTCAAGATAGAGCTCTCCGTCCCAAACCTGAACATATTTACCTGTATTATCGAAGGCTTTATGAAGCTTATTAGCAAATTCAGATACTTTTTCTTGTTTAACCTTAGGCAATCCAGGAATTGCCTGCAGAGCCTCATAGGTTTCAAGCATATTTCTATCCACACCGCCGCCACCGTCGCCATATCCAAAAGGAACTATCTGTCCTTTGTACACTTCCTTGTTTGTATATCTTTCCCAGGTGCTTTTAATTGTGAAGGGTGTAATATGTCCGTTATAAGTAGAATGATGCTTTGACTGCCAATCCTGCTGAAACTCCTGAAGTTCTGGAGTGTCAATAAAATGTGTTAATATTTCACTGCCATCCATACCTCTCCAGTAAAATGTATCATATGGCATCTTGTTGTATTTGTTCCAACTGATTTTAGAAGTAATAAAGGTTTTAATGCCAGACTTTATAAGTATTTGTGGCAGTGTCCATGAGTATCCGAAAACGTCTGGTAGCCATAATATATCACTTTCAATATTAAATTCTTTCTTAAAAAATCTCTTTCCAAATAAAATTTGCCTAACAAGGCTCTCTCCGCTAGTCACATTGCAATCTGCCTCAACCCACATTCCCCCATTAGGTTCCCATCTGCCTTCAGCAATCTTTTCCTTTATTCTTTCATACAACTGCGGATAGTCAACCTTTATGAATTCATATAGCTGAGGCTGACTTTGTACAAAGGTATAGTCTGGATATAAGTCCATATATCTTAAAACTGTTGAAAAGGATCTTGCACACTTTTCTCTTGTGTGTTTTAATCTCCAAAGCCATGCTATATCAATGTGAGTATGGCCTACTGCTGAGATACAAACTAAGGATTTCTTTTCAAGCTTATCTAATTCTGTTTGCAAACTTTCATAAGCATTGTGCAAGCTATTGTAAAATTCATCCCTATAATCCTGCAGTGTCCAATCTATCAAATTGAAAGCTCCTTGAAGTATGCTAATAAGTTCAAGCTTATTTGCATCATCCTCTGGCAGTACTTTAATTGCTTCAATAGAAGTCTTAGCCAAATAATAAAATTTATCTACCTTAACCATTTCAGCTGCAAAGAGCTGCTTAAAAGCATGTTCTATTTCGCGAGGCTTACCGCCTCCCTCTAGACCAGACCATAGTTTTAAATAGATGTCTGTTTGGCATCCATTCAAATTTTGAGGAAGAATAATCTCCTTGTGATTTTGATCTACTCCTTGAAAAGGTGCACCATCTATAAAACACAAAGACTCGAAGCCTGAGTTATGCCACCCATCTGTAAATCCAAAATCTACAAACAAAATAAGCTTGTTGTTTTTGTTTTCCACTGAGTAATTATATGGTATCTTAACCCACAGATATTTATCTCGTCCTTTCCAATGCTCTCCTAATGAGCGTATGCTCCACTCCTGATTATTAGGAGGATATTTTGAAGTTTCCTCATGTTCACTGCAATAAAACTGATTTATTATATTTCTATTTAAATATCTAAAGGCTTCTAAATCTTGTATTTCCTTTGATAGCTTATCAATAGTAAAAAAGATTTTATTGTTCATATCCATTGCAGATATACCCCTTCACTCTATAATTTAAAACTTTAGCTGTTTTATACAACTACTATAAAATATTGTTCTTCTATTGAGCTTTCTCCAAGCACTGATATTATGCACTCTTCTAATGTAGTATTTTATTAAAATATCTTCTATATATCCTAAGGACTAAAACCGAATTTTGTTTGATTTATTTTAATATTAACATATAGGAACTTTATTAAAAATTTATAAAACTTCTACATATAATAATGAACTTTTTGAAAAAGATTCAAAATAAATATTTTGTGTTTAATTGATCTGAAAAACAAAAAAACATCACTTAAAATGCTATAACATTCTAAGTGATGTTTTTTTATGCTGTTTCACTAATAACCTTATTAATTACCTCTGCAACTCCATCTTCATCATTTGTTTTTGTAATACAATCAGCAGCTTCCTTAACATTATCATGTGCATTCTGAACTGCTACTCCAACTCCTGCAGCCTTTATCATAGAGATGTCATTTAAGTTATCTCCTATAGCTATAGTCTGCTCTATTGGAATACGTAATTTTTTAGCAAGCTCCCTTAAAGCATTTCCTTTAGAAGAACTACTAGGCAATATTTCTAAATAGTTGTACTCAGAAACTACATAATTAATAGGGCTATTACTTTTTTGTTTCAGTCTTTCAATATAGGGCAGGAAATAATCCGGACTTCCAATTATAAGTATCTTTGTTGGTCTGCCTTTTAAAAAGTCATAAAGACTGCCTACAGCTTCACAGCAGACTCCATCCTTTAGCATGTACTCTTCTATAACGGGAGTTATTTTACTCACATATATTTTCTTATTTTCATATAAGAGCACATCCCAGTCATAGCTTTCAGATAGCTTTAATGCATTTTTAGCCAACTCAACGTCAAGTAAATCTTCATATAAGATTATGTTGTTTTTTATATCAACTATTTTAGCACCATTATAAATAATTACTGGATTTAAAACCTCCAGATAATCTAAATATTTTTCTACAGATGCTTCCATTCTTCCTGTTGCAAAGGTAAAAACTCCACCTTTTTCAGTAAACCGCTTTATTAAAGCCTTCGTTCTTTGTGAAATTTTTCTATTACTATCTAAAAGTGTTCCATCCAAGTCAGACACAATCAGCTTATAGTCCATTCAATTCACCTACTCTTCATGTGCTGGAATAAGTCTTATGCAATCAAGCTGTAGCTGTATGCCCACGTTGTTTCCCTCGTCAAACATACCGGTAATCTGCGGATTTGTATTTTCTACAACAAGAATATTATCATTTATCTTTACCTCGTACTCAGCCTTTGCTCCATAATAGGTTGCTCTTGTAATAATTCCATTTATTACTTCCTTACTCTTGGAAAGAGAAATAGCTTCAGGTCTTATAACCATTACAGTTCTTTCTCCTGATTTAAATAAAATCTTTCCCGGATTTGGCAGTCTTATAGGGTTGTCGCCAACCCTAACAATAATTTCACGGCCTTCTACTCCAGCTACTACTCCTTCAATAAAGTTAGACTTGCCCATAAAATTAGCAACAAATTTTGAGTTTGGATGCTCATATATTTCTCTTGGTGGTCCGCTTTGAACAATGTTTCCATTGTTCATAATTACTACATTATCTGATATTGCCATTGCTTCAGACTGATCGTGAGTTACATATATGCTTGTTATACCAAGTCTTTGTTGGAGCTTTCTTAACTCATCTCTCATATATTCTCTAAGCTTTGCATCTAAATTTGATAAAGGTTCATCAAAAAGAAGCACCTTTGGTTCAATAACAACGGCTCTAGCTAACGCTATTCTCTGCTGCTGACCGCCGGATACCTGAGCAGGATACCTTGACTCCATTCCTCTAAGCTGCATTAAGTCGATTACTGTATCAGTTCTCTTCTTAATTTCCTCCTTGGAAAGCTTTTTGATTTTTAGACCATAGGCTATATTTTCATAAATAGTAAGATGGGGGAATAAAGCATAGCTTTGGAACATCATTGCTATGTCTCTTTTATTTGGAGGAACATTAACTACAGACTGCTCTCCTAAAAGTATATCTCCCGAGGTTGGAAACTCAAAGCCCGCTACCATTCTAAGGGTAGTAGTTTTTCCGCAGCCCGAAGGACCTAATAGAGTTGTCAGCTGTCCCTGCTTTATTTCTAAAGATATATTATTGACTGCTATAAATTCTGATGAACCATCAAAGGTTTTAAATTTTTTCACAAGCTCTTTAAGCTTTACACTTGTACTTCTTGAACTAAAGGTTCTATCTGTAATAATTTTTCTTTCCATCTATTTATCCTCCCTGGTATTCCTTATGTTTCCGTCCAAGCTTAGCTACTAACAAGTTTAATACTCCTATAGCTGTCATAATTACTGTAATCATAATTATTATATAGGCGGCAGCATCACTGAACTTGCTCACTTCAAACAATGAAAATATTTTAGCAGTTGCCAGATTCCATTTTGCTGAAATTAAGAATATTATTGAACTTACAGCTGTCATTGAACGCACAAAGGCAAATACTAAACCCGAGAAAAATGCTTGCTTTATTAGAGGAAGCGTTATTTTTCTAAAGGTTTCAAAGCTACTAGCCCCTAAGTTAGTTGATGCTTCTTCAATAGATTTATCTATCTGTTGAAGCGCAGAGGTTCCTGCTTCTATTCCAACGGGCATATTTCTAAATGTCAAAGCAATTACTAATATTGCTAGTGTTCCCGTAAGCAAAAACGGCTTGTCATTGAAGGCCAGTATGTACCCTATACCTACTACTGTGCCTGGCAATGCAAAGGTAAGCATTGAGGAGAACTCCATAAAATGCTTTCCTATAAATTCTTTTCTTATAACCAGATAGGCTATTATCATACCTAATATTCCTGTTACAGGTGTTACTATTGCTGCTATAAAAATAGAATTTTTTAGAGGCTCCCATCCTAAAGAAAATACGTATCTAAAATGGTCTAACGTTATGGTATTGTTAATCCCCCATACTTTTACAAAGGCTCCAAAAAGAACTGTACCATAGAACAATATAATGATTCCTGTAAGCATCAGGCAAACTATAAATAACGGAATAACTATATGCTTTTCACTTATCTTAGGTCTGTGTTGTGAAGGCTTTCCTGTGACAGTTACAAAGGATTTTCCGCTTATCCAATATTTTTGCAGAAGGTAAGCTATAAGCGTTGGAAGAAGTAACAATATAGCAAGAACTGCTCCACTCTTTAATTCGTACATGCCAGTAATAACCCTGTAAGCCTCCACCGCTAAGGTCGAATAGTTTCCTCCAATAACGGCAGGATTGCTGAAATCTTCTAGGGATTGGATAAAAACTAAAAGCACTGCACTTACTATGCCCGGCATAGATAGTGGAAGTGTTACCGACCTAAATATCTGCCATCTTGATGCTCCAAGATTTAAAGCAGCATCCTCAACTGCAGGGTCAATAGCTTCAAGTATTCCTGTGAGAGTCAAATAAGCAATAGGAAAAAAGGACATTACTTGAATAACTATCAGGCTATTCAAGCCATATATATTAAAATCATCTATACCAAATAGTTTGTTTGTTATAACACCCATTCTTCCAAACAGAAAAATCATTGAAAGCGAAAGTACGAAGGGAGGTGATATTATTGGCAGCGTGGCTATCATCTTAAAAAAGCCTTTAAAAGGTATGTTTGTCCTAGTGATAGCATAAGCAAATATATATCCAATAATGCTTGCTAAAGCTGCTGTTATAACTCCAAGCTTCATGCTATTCATAAATGTCTTTCTAAAGCTTACCTTACTTACTATGTCCCAAAAGGTCTGCAAGCTAAATTCCCCTTCATTAGTAGTAAAGCTTAAAACTAGAACCTTGAATAACGGAAATAAGACAAATATAAAAATAGCTGCAAATATGCTTAGAATTGTCAAAAGCAATACTGGTTCCTTAAATATCATTATTAAATTACTTACCCCTGTGTTTCTTTTTATTTTCCCATCCAACTGTTTGTCCTCCTTTCTTAAAACATTTTAGTTTGACATTAAACTGTCAAACTAAAATATTTAACTTTTTATTTTAGATTGTTTGCATCAGCAATTTTCTGTGTAAAGGTTTCAACAAGTTTTTTTCTATTGTCTCCAGCCCATTCAAACTTGTAGTCAATAACTTTAATATTTTCAAGCTTTATCGCTCCCTTTGGAGGAGTTGCATTCTTGTTTACAGGAAGCCTAAAGGATTTTGAAGTTTCATATAACTCTTGAGCTTCCTTGCTAAGCGACCAGTCAATGAATTTCTTTGCATTATTTACCTCATCTTTTGGTCCGCCTTTTATAAGAGCCACTGCACCAATTTCATAACCTGTTCCATCTTTTGGAAACACCACTTCAACTGGATAACCTTCTGCTGTTGGCTTTAAGCAATCATGGGAATGAGCAATGCCAATAGCTGCCTCACCAAGCCCAACCTGTTGTGCAGGTGCAGATCCTGATTTAGTATATTGTCTTATATTAGCATTAAGCTTTTTAAAATACTCCATTCCTTGATCTTCACCCTTCATTTGAATTAAAGTAGCTAAAGCTGTATAAGAGGTTCCCGAAGAGCTTGGGTGAGCTATAGATATTTGACCTTTAAATTCTGGTTTCAATAAATCGTCCCAAGTTTCTGGATACTTCAAGTTATTCTTTTGGAACCAATTCTTATTTACAGCAAAGCCTAGAGCTCCAACATACACTGGACTCCAGTTGTTATCTTTATCTTTAAAATTGGCTGGTATATTTGTCAGTTCCTTTGACTCATATTTTTCCAATAATCCTTCTTTCACTGCTGCTATAAAAGTATCATTAGGTCCGCCATACCATAAGCTTGCCTTAGGATTATTCTTCTCTGCCTGGAGCTTTGCAAAAACTTCACCTGCTGATAATCTAACTACATTAACCTTAATTCCAGTAGCCTTTTCAAAGGCATTTGTGTATGTAGGATATTCAGAATCAGGAAAAGAACAATACATAGTTAATGTCTTGCTATCGCTACCTGCTGTTGAAGCATTGTTGTTACTCGACGACTGGGGCTTGCTGCAGCCAGCTAACATAGAAACTGTAATTATAGATATTATGCCTGCAATTAAAGCTGATCTTTTTTTCATTTTCTAATCCCCCTTAAAATTTACTATTTTCAATATTTGTAACCGGTTTCATTCGTGCCTTGAAATATCTACTCTTTTACGCACCCCCAACTTTACCTTTCATTTTTAACTATTTGAAGACCATCAATTATTCCTTATTAAAGTATATTAATTTAATACTCATATATACCTGATAAAGAATTAAAATTTCCTCTTCAATAGGAAAATAAATGAGAGGTTTCCCTCTCAATATTTTAAAACTTATTAATAAAACTGCTTTATATACTCCTCAATATCTTTTCTAGTGCCCTTAAAAGGCCCTGGGGTCTCCATCTTAGCCGATACCAGAGCTGCAGCGTATATCAAAGCTTTTTCAATGCCTTCCTTCAACCTTTCAGTTATATAAGCACTAAAGCAGGTATCTCCTCTTC
The genomic region above belongs to Clostridium swellfunianum and contains:
- a CDS encoding carbohydrate ABC transporter permease, with translation MLKKKRFHNEMNPIAKGLNYAFLLILFISMIIPMLNVLSVSLSTKLGSMQPGIRLIPDNFTFEGYKDIWSRVQLWKPFLNSLYVTAVGTFIQVVLSSMAGYVLIQQDLPFKKFMTSIIMITMMIPGDLTLISIYALNKQLGLINSYSGLIINGLVSGFSILLMRSYFLSVPSSLAESARIDNASEFTIFWKIYLPLSVPGLATISFLEFVNKWNSLMIPVTIITKQEKYTLPMVLKSLVFDTSSRSGTEFIAPNSIMAAIVISVIPLILLYVIAQKFLVTGMTIGASKE
- a CDS encoding ABC transporter permease subunit codes for the protein MLNTKKKAAYNSTFNRNTFRQIKKYKTIYIMMLPVLLYFIVFSYYPLLLGIIQSLQKNKLIGAPEFIGAANYQEVIKDYQFKQAFQNSLIIGIGTQVLAFILSILLAIGINEIKNKLSKSTIQTVTYLPNLFSWTVVGGMWIFVLSSNGLINSILSSAGKDSVQFLADTKFSQAIMILTGTWKALGYYAVLFLASIVSIDPSIYEAAQIDGASRVKQIIKIVIPQLIPTMKVIIVLGTMGLLRNFDQVFVMGNPTIMDKVRTLLLYIYTEGITQFKVGKATAAATVVLIATLVISFAVRKLVKYDENYV
- a CDS encoding ABC transporter substrate-binding protein — translated: MKNKKLLALVTATLVTSISVLAGCSKPQQSAAPKTENKEVRILTAVTGGKDDAEMKLFEEKMEKATGLQITIDKPASDYDNVMMQKLQAGEKYDLIYFGQDKLPYLVQQGAVKDITQNVKNSKVLSDTSNIPQSEWDAIKIDGKIYAGFNKKEVHRVVNVNSVIAQKAGIDVSKIEPTLDGYYQVLKKLKEYNDNGEKAKDFYAFNTSIVKVYDLQPWFSSVGLKGGIVVKDGKKTVPWATDESAPVWDWMRKLYAEGLMDKDALIDTTKELRNKYQSGKSGVIVDWAAWTGLYNVNAGAKYPNEYKSVPLPGVKSPNGKYMLTRGAASLWGVPANAPNTDGAVKLLEFFATQEGGELLSVGIEGNDYNKENGKYVLTETGKKHASDHGAPVPISSTFKHPIGWNPGFEDAMKYLEYASIEAALPETPKFQEVFAKHAAKIVKGDVSTKDGLAAMRAELKQAGVID
- a CDS encoding PTS sugar transporter subunit IIA, with protein sequence MELYTDLQIVLDEKLIILNLYASTKEEAIERLADVLYENDKLVSKEIYINDVLEREKYCSTAIGSGVAIPHGKSKGVKHTSIAIGRLIDEIDWQAYDKKPVKMVFLISVKKEDEEEAHLRTISSIAVSLSDDATVKKLLQATTAKEIIALLCE
- a CDS encoding endonuclease/exonuclease/phosphatase family protein; this translates as MLKVLTLNMHSYFEPRTYWAFYKLAKDIAYNNYDIVCLQEVNQLRYTSIIFDKVRIDNAAYVIKLILQEEFNLNYNLFWDKAKTLDGLIEEGVAILTPHKILERESRYVSDLTADEEWRCRKNVYGCIEKDGVSYNVFSVHFAWEYDGKERFENQFARFLDWMKDKDENLIVAGDFNIDYKSEAYKLMEQTNWKDVSRATNKEHLATAFDENGEGIHIDYVFTNIIGAYEYTLKFDGNNESSISDHRGIYALIK